The following DNA comes from Candidatus Atribacteria bacterium ADurb.Bin276.
ATAAAAAGTACTTGTATATCATTAGCTAACCAGCAAGCTTTCTGATAGAGAGATTGACTTTTCATGCCTTCAATCCCTCCCCTTCTTCAGCTTTACGGCCGGTAAAATGCATAAAGACATCATCCAAAGTTGGTTTGCGAAGAGTTAGAGTCTCAACCTGAATCCCAGCTTTCTCCATTCGATTCAAGATTTCTTGAATATCAATTACTCCTCTTTCCACAGCTAAACTCACTGAATTGGCTTTTTGGTCATGGTACAGCTCGCTTCCTTTGATGATGATCAATGCTCGGGCAAAATCCTCGGATGTTTTAAAAACCAATTCCAAGCGCTCTTTTCCAACTAGATTTTTTAAACGTTCCGGAGTATCGTCGGCGATAATACGGCCACCATTGATCACCGCCACTCGATCAGCTAAAGTGTCGGCTTCTTCCAAATGCTGGGTAGTTAAAAAAACCGTTATTCCTTTAGATACTAACTTTTTTATAGTTTCCCAAACAGCAAGACGGCTGCGGGGATCAAGGGAACTGGTCGGTTCATCTAAAAAAACGATGGGAGGAGATGCAATTAAACCAGCAGCTAAGTCAAGTTTACGGCGCATCCCCCCTGAATAAGTTTTTACTGGCCGATGAGCTGCTTCAATAAGGTCAAACTGTTCCAACAATTTTGGAACCCGTTGTTTTATTTCCGATCGGCTCAAATGGTAGAGTCTTCCCATCATTTCAAGGTTTTCAAATCCGGTGAGATATTCATCAACAGCTGTATATTGACCAGTAAGACCAATGCTTTGACGGATTTCCTGGGATTGGGTTTTGAGATTATAACCGTTAACGACGACCTTCCCGCTATCCGGTTTCAATAACGTGCTTAAGATGCGGATAATTGTTGTTTTTCCAGCACCGTTGGGACCCAGTAAAGTTAATACCTCACCTGGTTTGACGGTTAAGTTGACTCCTTTGAGTACAGCTAATTGTTTAAAGGATTTTTTAAGGTTTTCTATTTCTATGGCGTACTCGCGCACCTTCTGCCTTCCTTCCTTCCTGAAGATAATTCTCTTAATTATAAATAATTACAAAAAGATATAAAACAGGAATATCTAAGGAAAATTTTCGAAGGATTGGCAATGCCATTAAACAAGCAGGGTGTTTGATAAAACAATTCAATATTAAAAAATCTTGGACCGCTTCCAATCTGCTCAAAATAAGAAAAAAACTAGGTTTATTGGCTAAAACCCCGTTGCTTAAGAACAATTAGATGTCATTGCGGGTAAAATTTCATTATAGACTTATTAAACTTGGTCATATTTGCTGATTTTGGCAACTTTTCTTATGAGAATTTTCTGAAACCGTAGGAAGGCAAAGGCGAACTGCAATCAAAGCAATTTTCATCATACCAACTGAACCGTCTTCCACACCGGCATTGCCATCGGTGTGATTGCTCCAGCAACCATTTTTCCGGTTCAATTTTTTTGAGGTGTTCAATATTATCCAAAACCACTATATGGTGAAGCCGTCCATCATGCTGGAATTTCTTTAGTTCTTCACATGGATAACTGGGACAAAGACCACAATGGAGAACACCTTGTAAGTTAGCACAGCTTTTTAAGGTGCATTGAGCACAATGTTCGGTATTAGCAGTTGACCGGCATCCATCACACTTTTCCAATTCACGTCCTCGTTGGCGGTACTTTTCCAAAAGGTGTTCGTTTCCCGGTAAAAAAGCCAGATAGTGATAACAAGCTCCGCAATACAAGCCACATGCTCCCAGCAATTTGGTATCTTGCATTTTGACCCTCCTCCTCTAACTAGAAAGGATAATAGTCTAAATCCAGCTTTGAAATTTATTAATTGGGCTAATGAACAAGAAAAAACGAATCAATTTTATCATAAAAGCTGAGAATCTTAATATAAAATAGAAAGATGAAAGGTTGCTATCCTGAAAACCCACGGGCATGATAAATCAAGCCCCTACAAAAGATTAAAAAATTGTAGGGGCACAATGCATTGTGCCCATTCTTTAATTAATATAGCGACCTGCCATGGCATGTCGAATCTTTGTTTCCATCCTCATCTGGTGCTGCGAAAGCAACATGAGGGTCTATCCTGAAAATACCAGAGTAAATGAAAAGTAATTAATAAAATTTGAAAGGCACACCCCCCTGAATCCCCCCTCAATGGGGGAATATATTGAACAATTTAATATCATCAAATTTCTCTAACTGGTTCTAATGAAAAACCAATTGGTTAAATCAGAAAATTAAAAGAATATTGAAAAAGAATTTAAGAATCTTTTGGTGAGCCTCAGCCGATTGTTTATAATTTATTAATTGTTATTTTTCTCTCGATTTATCTTTAGAAGAAAATATGTCCAACCATTAAATGATATTATAGTTACGCAACTCTAATCGTTGGCGATACACTGTGAAAGAGTCTTTAAATTTTCAGAGTTTGAATAAAAAGAACAGCCACAACCAGCGCTTACGCTTGAAGGTGGCTGTTCTTTTTATTGCCTCTGTTTGCAGCTGTTCCCTTGACCTTTGACTCGATCCCTGAATGAACGCTTCTTTATAGAAATCCTTTTTTCTTCAAGGCAGCTTTGGTAAGATTTAAGAAATCCCCGACAATTTTTTCGTGGAGTTCTTTGCCCAAAGCTTCGTTCGCGTTTCTGGGGTCGGTTCTGACTATTTTTTCCGGATCGGGTTCCTTGCTAAATCCTGCACCATCTACTATTGAAAAGTCAGGATAATGAATTGGTACGCTTTTATCCGGTATAGCCGAGAAATCCACAATAGAATCTGAACCAAAAAACTTTTGATAATATAACATCATTGAGGTTTCATAGATATCAGCATGACCGGCTAAACCATCCTTGAGAACTTCATCGGGAATGGTTAAATTCCATACCACTAAAGCATCGGTTGTATGAGAAATATCTTTAGCAATTCGGTCGATGGTTTCCTGGTGATTGACTGCCCCATGTCCGTTTACAATGACTATCACCTTGTAATCATGGTCAACCAAAAACTGTATTTCATTGGCTAGAATAAGTCCAAAAAGGTGTTCTTTGGAGTAATGGCTTTTCCATAAAGCAGTTGGGAAATCCATCCCTACTACCCAGTCAGTTGCCTTAAAACCAAGACTTTCCAGCATCCACGCCGGCCGTTCTCTTTCGGTTCCACAATGAATGGTGGGATACACCACTCCCTTCCCTAATCTTCTACAGGTTTCTAAAGCGGAAAAGGTTGCATTTATTGGGTCCATGCCTACCGGTAAATGGGGACCGTGGTACTCCAAGGGTGCAATTGGTACAAAAATTAATGGACATCTTTCTCTTTCTTGTATTAACTGCCCTGGTCTAAGAAGTTCAAATCGAATTTCCCGATCATTCTTGTTCATTGAAATTCCTCCAGTCTAAAGTTATAAGAAATTTATTCAATTCAAAACTTAGGTCTTTAATCCGGTTAAAGCAACTCCTTCCATGAAATTCCTCGACAGGAAAATAAACAAAATTAAAGTTGGCAAACAAGCCAGTACGCTAATGGCTAATTGCTCAGGATAAGGAGTAAAATAAACTCCGCTGAAGAGTGAGATTCCCTGGGGGAGAGTTCGCATGTCAGGTTTTGACATGACAATTAAAGGCCACAGTAAAAGGTTCCATACCCATTGTCCGTGAAGAATAGCTAAAGAGAGAACCGCAGTTTTCGCCAAGGGCATTGACACTCGACAAAATATCTGCCACTCTGTTGCTCCATCAATTCTTGCCGCTTCAATGATTTCATCGGGAATCGAATAAAAAAACTGCCTCATTAGAAATACGCCAAAAGCAGTAAGACCTCCGGGAATGATCAGAGCTAAGTAGTTATCTTGTAAATTGAGCCTGGTTATCAGGAGGAACAAGGGTATCACAATCGCCTCAAAAGGAATCATCAGAGTCGACATGACAACAACAAAAAGAAGTTTATTCTTTTTAAACTTGTATTTGGCAAAACCATATCCAGCTGTGGCTGATAAAAATAAACATAATAAGACGGCAAAGACCAAAACGACAAAACTATTGAAA
Coding sequences within:
- the drrA_2 gene encoding Daunorubicin/doxorubicin resistance ATP-binding protein DrrA, which translates into the protein MREYAIEIENLKKSFKQLAVLKGVNLTVKPGEVLTLLGPNGAGKTTIIRILSTLLKPDSGKVVVNGYNLKTQSQEIRQSIGLTGQYTAVDEYLTGFENLEMMGRLYHLSRSEIKQRVPKLLEQFDLIEAAHRPVKTYSGGMRRKLDLAAGLIASPPIVFLDEPTSSLDPRSRLAVWETIKKLVSKGITVFLTTQHLEEADTLADRVAVINGGRIIADDTPERLKNLVGKERLELVFKTSEDFARALIIIKGSELYHDQKANSVSLAVERGVIDIQEILNRMEKAGIQVETLTLRKPTLDDVFMHFTGRKAEEGEGLKA
- a CDS encoding Creatinine amidohydrolase, giving the protein MNKNDREIRFELLRPGQLIQERERCPLIFVPIAPLEYHGPHLPVGMDPINATFSALETCRRLGKGVVYPTIHCGTERERPAWMLESLGFKATDWVVGMDFPTALWKSHYSKEHLFGLILANEIQFLVDHDYKVIVIVNGHGAVNHQETIDRIAKDISHTTDALVVWNLTIPDEVLKDGLAGHADIYETSMMLYYQKFFGSDSIVDFSAIPDKSVPIHYPDFSIVDGAGFSKEPDPEKIVRTDPRNANEALGKELHEKIVGDFLNLTKAALKKKGFL
- the araQ_2 gene encoding L-arabinose transport system permease protein AraQ, which encodes MHISNRGKLKIAALVLNLVLLIIGIIYLIPFIWMVLSSFKLNADVLSIPIKILPRTWNFQSYPNALNYAGYNFPRYFFNSFVVLVFAVLLCLFLSATAGYGFAKYKFKKNKLLFVVVMSTLMIPFEAIVIPLFLLITRLNLQDNYLALIIPGGLTAFGVFLMRQFFYSIPDEIIEAARIDGATEWQIFCRVSMPLAKTAVLSLAILHGQWVWNLLLWPLIVMSKPDMRTLPQGISLFSGVYFTPYPEQLAISVLACLPTLILFIFLSRNFMEGVALTGLKT